In a genomic window of Gloeocapsopsis dulcis:
- a CDS encoding BamA/TamA family outer membrane protein, translating to MHVSYTAICTLAGLTAIELIYTSLATASPQALVPNSDVQYYQEYQNAVVIPTRESTPSPTRLATNSQQLPAAGNDLFVTATDVQIIGASEELQQIARNAIKTRVGGETSESQLQQDVAAILETNLFRNATVSSNPTSTGLNVVFQVEPVIVRLLQLSGAKALPQNVAIERFQSQIGNTISPAALGQSVEQINEWYAQNGYTLARVISIRPNPQGVLTMEVAEGVISDVRFRFSDEDGRFVDDKGKLIQGRTQPDFLRRELNVKLGQVFREETVKQDLQQLYQLGLFQNVRVALEGDATKVDVIYDLTEAPARAANLGGGYSDDSGLFATVSYNDFNFSGVNDSIGANVQISRRDIQFDTNFKSPYRASNPDRFGYQVNAFRRRGISQTFDGDVSLPNDDRPREGQFGGGVTLQRPIDDWQASMGLNYKRTSIRDRAGNISPEDELGNPLTLSGTGSDDLTTISFAATRDFRNNLVNPSEGSVLSLSAEQSIPIGQGAISMSRLRANYSQYVPVDLIGGDRDPEVFAFNVQGGTTIGDLPPYEAFNLGGLNSVRGYGSGEVGSGRSFVLASAEYRFPILDFLGGVVFADFASDLGSGDTVLGEPAVVRDKPGSGFGYGAGIRVNSPIGLIRADFGFNDQGENRLQFGFGHRF from the coding sequence ATGCATGTTTCTTATACTGCAATTTGTACCTTGGCTGGCTTGACTGCCATAGAGTTAATTTATACATCACTTGCGACGGCTAGTCCTCAAGCTTTAGTTCCTAACAGTGATGTGCAGTATTATCAAGAATACCAAAATGCGGTTGTTATCCCCACTAGAGAATCGACGCCAAGTCCAACGCGCTTAGCGACTAATTCGCAGCAGTTACCAGCGGCGGGTAACGATCTATTTGTGACTGCAACGGATGTACAAATCATTGGTGCAAGCGAAGAATTACAGCAAATTGCCCGCAATGCGATTAAAACTCGTGTTGGGGGAGAAACTAGTGAAAGTCAGTTACAACAAGATGTCGCCGCAATTTTAGAGACAAATTTATTTAGAAATGCCACGGTAAGTAGTAATCCTACTTCTACAGGGTTAAATGTGGTGTTTCAGGTGGAACCTGTTATCGTGCGTTTGCTGCAACTTTCTGGTGCAAAAGCATTACCACAAAATGTAGCAATAGAGCGCTTTCAATCGCAAATTGGCAATACGATTAGTCCAGCGGCACTTGGTCAAAGCGTCGAACAAATTAATGAGTGGTACGCTCAAAATGGCTACACCTTGGCGCGGGTCATCTCGATTCGCCCTAACCCACAAGGCGTACTGACGATGGAAGTCGCGGAAGGAGTTATTAGTGATGTGCGATTCCGCTTTTCTGATGAAGATGGTAGGTTTGTTGACGATAAAGGTAAACTAATTCAAGGACGGACGCAGCCTGATTTTCTCCGTCGCGAATTGAATGTCAAACTTGGACAAGTTTTCCGCGAAGAAACTGTCAAACAAGACTTACAACAACTATATCAACTGGGATTATTCCAAAATGTCCGCGTTGCTTTAGAAGGCGATGCCACAAAAGTTGATGTGATTTATGACTTGACAGAAGCACCTGCTCGTGCTGCTAACTTGGGTGGTGGTTACAGTGATGATAGTGGGTTGTTTGCGACAGTCAGCTACAATGACTTTAATTTTAGCGGCGTTAACGATTCAATCGGTGCTAATGTCCAAATCAGTCGTCGCGATATTCAATTTGATACAAATTTCAAAAGTCCCTATCGGGCGAGTAATCCCGATCGCTTCGGGTATCAAGTCAATGCGTTTCGGCGTCGCGGGATCTCCCAAACCTTTGATGGTGATGTTTCGTTACCAAACGACGATCGCCCGCGAGAAGGACAATTTGGAGGAGGTGTAACTTTACAGCGCCCGATTGATGATTGGCAAGCGTCAATGGGGTTAAACTACAAGCGGACAAGTATCCGCGATCGCGCAGGTAATATTTCCCCTGAAGATGAGTTGGGTAATCCTTTAACTTTGAGTGGCACAGGAAGCGACGACCTGACGACAATCTCTTTTGCAGCAACGCGAGATTTTCGGAATAACCTTGTCAATCCTAGCGAAGGTTCTGTACTCAGCCTCAGCGCGGAACAGTCAATTCCCATCGGTCAAGGTGCGATTTCGATGAGTCGCCTGCGGGCAAATTATAGTCAGTATGTCCCTGTAGATTTAATTGGGGGCGATCGCGATCCCGAAGTTTTTGCCTTTAACGTCCAAGGTGGGACAACCATTGGCGATTTACCACCCTATGAAGCGTTTAACTTGGGTGGTTTAAATTCAGTACGCGGTTATGGTAGTGGTGAAGTTGGCAGTGGGCGATCGTTTGTGTTAGCTTCGGCAGAATACCGCTTTCCCATTCTTGATTTTCTGGGAGGAGTCGTTTTTGCTGACTTTGCTTCAGATTTAGGTTCGGGAGACACAGTGTTAGGAGAACCAGCGGTAGTTCGCGATAAACCAGGATCGGGCTTTGGTTATGGTGCTGGTATTCGGGTAAATTCACCAATCGGTTTAATTCGTGCTGATTTTGGGTTTAATGACCAAGGAGAAAATCGTTTACAGTTCGGTTTCGGTCATCGCTTTTAA
- a CDS encoding serine/threonine protein kinase, with amino-acid sequence MLVGKKLQRGKYTLDQEIGRGGFGITFTATHQYLGQVVVIKTINEELRQHPDFVSFYRQFQDEARRLAACVHPNIVRVSDFFIEDALPYMVMDYVPGQTLDQVVFPNNPLSEATAIHYIRQIAAALQVVHKNNLLHRDIKPQNIILRQGTQEVVLIDFGIAREFTPGHTQTHTNIVSEGYAPIEQYLPHAPRTPATDVYGLAATLYSLLTAKVPVAASLRDRVSMPTPRDIQPQLSIAINQAVMRGMAVEAKFRPATVSEWLALLPSESFTAADIQTQPSPTHTAATVAVIPQPQSIEPPPRVVAQRKRGLSGILLGIGVAAIAGIAAVAVGSVLSEDDSPQQTAPAVVPPSNIQQTGENDTEVTPSPQAEEPTSPFRWRPRNRVEPEESATPVETPSPSPTESPAPDPSPESPSPADTPQPSSESPSPSVQPSPTDEAPSIVVPTLPASPIPPEPTGEPQTDSLEGQTQYPVTPQPE; translated from the coding sequence ATGCTAGTAGGAAAAAAATTGCAACGCGGGAAATATACCCTAGACCAAGAAATCGGGCGCGGTGGCTTCGGGATTACATTTACAGCGACTCACCAATACTTAGGTCAAGTTGTTGTCATTAAAACGATCAATGAGGAACTACGCCAGCATCCTGATTTTGTCAGTTTCTACCGGCAATTTCAGGACGAAGCCCGCAGATTAGCAGCTTGTGTCCATCCTAATATTGTACGGGTGAGCGATTTTTTTATAGAAGACGCATTGCCTTATATGGTAATGGACTACGTTCCTGGTCAAACGTTGGATCAAGTTGTTTTTCCTAACAATCCTCTTTCAGAAGCAACAGCAATTCACTACATTCGCCAAATCGCGGCAGCTTTACAAGTAGTACATAAAAATAATTTATTACATCGCGACATTAAACCACAAAATATTATTTTACGTCAGGGCACGCAGGAAGTTGTCTTAATTGACTTTGGCATTGCCCGCGAATTTACTCCAGGTCATACACAAACGCATACTAATATTGTTTCCGAAGGATACGCACCAATCGAACAGTATTTACCTCACGCACCGCGTACTCCCGCAACTGATGTGTACGGTTTGGCAGCAACATTATATTCGTTATTAACCGCAAAGGTTCCTGTTGCAGCTAGTTTACGCGATCGCGTCTCGATGCCAACACCCCGCGATATTCAACCGCAACTGAGTATTGCAATTAACCAAGCTGTCATGCGTGGTATGGCGGTAGAAGCTAAGTTTCGCCCAGCGACGGTTTCAGAATGGCTTGCTTTATTACCCTCGGAGTCTTTTACAGCAGCAGATATCCAAACACAACCATCGCCTACTCACACTGCCGCAACGGTTGCAGTGATTCCCCAACCACAATCAATTGAACCTCCACCACGGGTTGTCGCCCAGCGGAAACGAGGATTATCTGGAATTTTACTCGGTATTGGAGTCGCAGCGATCGCGGGTATTGCTGCTGTCGCGGTTGGTAGCGTGTTATCTGAAGATGACAGTCCTCAACAAACTGCACCTGCTGTAGTTCCACCAAGTAATATTCAACAAACTGGTGAAAATGACACAGAAGTCACACCATCTCCACAAGCAGAAGAACCGACTTCTCCTTTTCGTTGGCGTCCACGTAACCGCGTTGAACCCGAAGAATCAGCTACACCAGTAGAGACACCATCTCCATCTCCTACTGAATCTCCTGCACCAGATCCATCACCCGAATCGCCTTCTCCAGCAGACACTCCACAACCTTCTAGTGAATCACCATCACCATCAGTACAACCTTCACCCACTGATGAAGCACCATCAATAGTCGTACCTACGCTACCCGCTTCCCCAATACCGCCAGAACCTACTGGAGAACCGCAAACTGATAGTCTAGAAGGGCAAACTCAATACCCAGTTACTCCCCAGCCTGAATAA
- a CDS encoding Uma2 family endonuclease, producing MANLTLKHFTITEYHQLAELGIIGEDDRVELICGQIVEMTAKGTAHEVCITRLIRELAQLVGDRATLRSQSPIILFEDSEPEPDFTIVQNRIDDYLSSHPGVTDVLLVIEVADSSLNYDQEIKLPLYAEAGISHYWIFNLGENLLEVYSEPYQSSQGKYGYGIKRIILPHQAIALPYPPNSLLNLSKILPIIRV from the coding sequence ATGGCTAACCTTACTCTAAAGCACTTCACCATTACAGAATATCATCAGTTAGCAGAACTAGGAATTATTGGTGAAGATGACCGAGTTGAGTTGATCTGCGGACAAATAGTTGAAATGACAGCTAAAGGAACAGCCCATGAAGTCTGCATTACTCGACTCATTAGGGAGTTAGCACAATTAGTAGGCGATCGCGCAACTTTACGCAGTCAATCGCCTATTATTCTTTTTGAAGACAGCGAACCGGAACCGGATTTTACGATTGTACAAAATCGGATAGATGACTATCTCAGTTCGCATCCAGGCGTAACTGATGTATTGCTAGTAATTGAAGTGGCTGATTCCTCTCTCAATTATGACCAAGAAATTAAATTACCTCTCTATGCTGAAGCAGGAATTTCTCATTATTGGATATTTAATTTAGGAGAAAACCTTCTAGAAGTCTACAGCGAGCCTTATCAAAGTTCACAAGGCAAATACGGCTATGGAATAAAGCGTATTATATTGCCTCATCAAGCGATCGCTCTTCCCTATCCACCAAATTCATTACTGAATTTATCCAAAATTCTTCCTATTATTCGAGTTTAA
- a CDS encoding CmpA/NrtA family ABC transporter substrate-binding protein: protein MSEFLNQSRRKFLLTAGASAVGSIFLKGCLGNPPGTTGSVTQVKQVAATNINPAQAPETPRIKLGYVPIVESAPLIIALEKGFFAKHGMTEVELSKQASWGSARDNVEIGAAGGGIDGGQWQMPMPHLISEGIITKGNVKIPMYLLMQLITHGNGIAVASKWEGKGINLKLAQGETIISQLKSSNNIFKAAHTFPHVNQDFWIRYWLAAGGINPDADINLMPVPSAQTVANMKTGTMDAFSTGDPWPYRIVKDKIGYMAALTAEIWKNHPEEYLAIRADWVDKNPKATKALLKGIMEAQQWLDNFDNREEAANILAGRNYFNLPVEILTEPFQGKYNMGDGRTIDDRSMAALYWKDEKGSVSYPYKSHDLWFLTESVRWGFLPPDTLTNATAIIDKVNREDLWKEAAQELGVAAADIPTSTSRGVEEFFDGIRFDPANPTAYLQSLKVKRVNI, encoded by the coding sequence ATGAGCGAATTTCTAAATCAATCCCGTCGTAAGTTTCTTTTAACTGCTGGAGCCTCTGCGGTAGGTTCGATATTTCTCAAAGGGTGCTTAGGAAATCCGCCTGGGACAACAGGTAGCGTAACTCAAGTTAAGCAAGTTGCTGCTACTAATATTAATCCTGCACAAGCCCCAGAAACTCCCAGAATTAAGTTAGGCTATGTCCCCATTGTCGAATCTGCTCCATTAATTATTGCCCTAGAAAAAGGCTTTTTTGCAAAGCATGGCATGACAGAAGTAGAGCTTTCCAAACAAGCGTCTTGGGGTTCAGCAAGAGACAACGTAGAAATCGGAGCAGCTGGAGGTGGTATTGATGGCGGTCAATGGCAAATGCCAATGCCACATCTAATTAGTGAAGGCATTATCACCAAAGGTAACGTCAAAATTCCCATGTATTTGTTAATGCAATTAATTACTCATGGGAATGGAATTGCAGTTGCATCTAAATGGGAAGGTAAGGGCATCAATCTGAAGCTAGCACAGGGAGAAACAATTATAAGTCAGTTGAAATCGTCGAATAATATCTTTAAAGCGGCACATACATTTCCTCACGTTAACCAAGATTTTTGGATTCGTTATTGGTTAGCTGCTGGTGGTATAAATCCCGATGCAGATATTAATTTGATGCCAGTACCATCAGCCCAGACTGTTGCCAATATGAAAACAGGAACAATGGATGCGTTTAGCACTGGCGACCCTTGGCCCTACCGAATTGTTAAAGACAAAATCGGCTACATGGCAGCTTTAACAGCAGAAATTTGGAAGAATCATCCTGAAGAATACTTAGCAATTAGGGCAGACTGGGTTGATAAAAATCCCAAAGCTACAAAAGCCTTGCTAAAAGGTATTATGGAAGCCCAGCAGTGGTTAGATAATTTTGACAACCGTGAAGAAGCCGCCAACATTCTAGCTGGACGAAACTATTTCAATCTACCAGTAGAAATTCTGACCGAACCATTTCAAGGAAAATACAACATGGGCGATGGACGCACTATTGATGATAGATCAATGGCAGCGTTGTACTGGAAAGATGAAAAAGGCAGCGTTTCCTACCCCTACAAGAGTCACGACCTGTGGTTTCTCACTGAAAGCGTACGTTGGGGCTTTTTACCTCCAGACACCCTCACAAACGCCACAGCCATCATTGATAAAGTCAACCGTGAAGATTTGTGGAAAGAAGCAGCCCAAGAATTAGGCGTTGCTGCTGCTGATATTCCCACGAGTACATCCCGTGGTGTAGAAGAATTTTTTGATGGTATCAGGTTCGATCCAGCAAACCCTACCGCTTATCTCCAGAGTTTGAAAGTCAAGCGAGTCAATATTTAA
- a CDS encoding ArsR/SmtB family transcription factor, whose protein sequence is MQSPQTLTPVAEYFKVLSEVSRLTVLSSLTSGAKNVTEIITITGLGQANVSKHLKVLLQAGIVTRTPQGGNVFYQIVDPIAFELCELVCDRLSICLNEQAKQIAALQSLRSGSSYSNRI, encoded by the coding sequence ATGCAATCTCCTCAAACTCTCACCCCTGTTGCAGAATATTTTAAAGTCTTATCTGAAGTTAGTCGATTAACAGTTTTGAGCAGTCTCACTTCAGGAGCAAAAAATGTTACCGAAATTATTACAATCACTGGATTAGGACAAGCGAATGTCTCTAAGCATTTGAAAGTCTTGTTACAAGCAGGGATTGTGACTCGCACTCCCCAAGGCGGTAATGTCTTTTACCAAATTGTTGACCCGATCGCCTTTGAGTTGTGTGAATTGGTGTGCGATCGCCTTTCGATTTGCCTCAATGAACAAGCAAAACAAATAGCAGCATTGCAGAGTTTACGCTCTGGATCATCTTATAGCAATCGGATTTAG
- a CDS encoding nitrate ABC transporter ATP-binding protein (This model describes the ATP binding subunits of ATP-binding cassette (ABC) transporters for nitrate transport, or for bicarbonate transport, in bacteria and archaea.): MEDVSKVYPTSKGPYTVLDGVNLTVAEGEFICVIGHSGCGKSTLLNMVAGFNHPTSGEVRLGSKPITKPGPDRMVVFQNYALLPWRTAFENVYLAVNAVHPNKPQAEKRAIVREHLAMVGLSEAADKKPPQLSGGMKQRVSIARALAIRPQVLILDEPFGALDAITKEELQEELLKIWNDHRCTVLMITHDIDEALFLADRLVMMTNGPHAKIGEVMEIPFPRPRDRARIMEDPQYYKLRNYALDFLYHRFAHDE, encoded by the coding sequence ATGGAAGATGTCTCGAAGGTTTATCCCACATCAAAGGGTCCTTACACTGTTTTAGATGGTGTTAATCTCACGGTTGCTGAAGGTGAATTTATTTGTGTTATTGGTCACTCTGGTTGTGGTAAATCGACACTACTCAATATGGTTGCAGGGTTTAATCACCCAACTTCGGGAGAAGTGCGGCTAGGTTCTAAACCGATTACCAAACCAGGACCCGATCGCATGGTAGTCTTCCAAAACTACGCTTTACTACCGTGGCGGACAGCGTTTGAAAATGTTTATCTAGCAGTTAATGCAGTTCACCCAAATAAACCTCAAGCCGAAAAAAGAGCGATCGTTCGCGAACACCTAGCAATGGTAGGACTCAGCGAAGCTGCTGATAAAAAACCACCGCAACTTTCGGGAGGTATGAAACAGCGGGTAAGTATCGCACGGGCTTTGGCAATTCGTCCGCAAGTGCTGATTTTAGACGAACCTTTCGGCGCGTTGGATGCGATTACCAAAGAGGAATTGCAAGAAGAACTGTTGAAAATTTGGAACGATCATCGCTGTACAGTGTTGATGATTACGCATGATATTGATGAAGCATTATTCCTCGCCGATCGCTTGGTGATGATGACGAATGGTCCTCATGCGAAAATTGGGGAAGTGATGGAAATTCCGTTTCCCCGCCCGCGCGATCGCGCCCGCATTATGGAAGATCCGCAATATTACAAGTTACGCAACTATGCGCTTGATTTCCTCTACCATCGTTTTGCTCATGATGAGTAA
- a CDS encoding nitrate ABC transporter ATP-binding protein (This model describes the ATP binding subunits of ATP-binding cassette (ABC) transporters for nitrate transport, or for bicarbonate transport, in bacteria and archaea.), which translates to MSVFVAVDNIDKVFDLAGGGQYVALKGIDLQIKKGEFVSLIGHSGCGKSTLLNMVAGLDLPSEGVVTLEGQRITKPGPDRMVVFQNYSLLPWRTVRENIALAVNATMKDLPAGERRAIVEHHIDMVGLRPHADKPPEMLSGGQKQRVAIARALAIRPKLLLLDEPFGALDALTRGNLQEQLMQICEENHVTAIMVTHDVDEAVLLSDRIVMLTNGPESKIGQILEVDIPRPRKRMEVVEHPSYYSLRSEMIYFLNQQKRIKKIRARKTAAISRHGLEKVNLEIGFVPLTACAPVAVAKEKGFFTKHGLDEVTLVRETSWRGIVDGITGGYLDAAQMPSGMPMWLTLGGHENRPLPVATSLTMTRNGNAITLDKRFYEQGIYTLSDFKAYLHSTANKQHRMGMVHPSSMHNLLLRYWLAAGGIDPDRDVSLKTIPPAQMIVDLQAGTIDGYCVGEPWNIRAAEEGVGFTIATDLEIWLGHPGKVLGVREDWAAKYPNTHIALVKALLEACRYCADPANSEEVREIVARREYVSTDLDYIQIEAPNHSTCSLDRPMREYAHHQFYADSAINRPSRTEQLWIMTQLARWGDTPFPRNWVEIVERICKVGVFSTAARELGLDISYTRQPIKLFDGTVFNADDPISYLNDLAIKRDFSIAEVLLDARLPLVAA; encoded by the coding sequence ATGTCTGTATTCGTTGCTGTTGATAACATTGATAAAGTTTTTGATTTAGCCGGTGGTGGGCAATATGTAGCCCTCAAAGGAATAGATCTGCAAATTAAAAAAGGTGAATTTGTTTCCTTAATTGGTCACTCTGGTTGCGGTAAATCAACATTATTAAATATGGTGGCGGGTTTAGATTTACCCTCAGAGGGTGTCGTCACACTCGAAGGACAACGTATTACCAAACCAGGTCCTGATCGCATGGTCGTCTTTCAAAATTATTCGCTGCTACCGTGGCGCACAGTGCGCGAAAATATTGCCTTAGCGGTGAATGCAACGATGAAAGATTTACCAGCAGGTGAACGACGCGCGATCGTCGAACACCATATCGATATGGTAGGGTTGCGTCCTCATGCCGATAAACCGCCAGAGATGCTATCAGGCGGACAAAAACAGCGGGTTGCGATCGCCCGCGCCTTAGCAATTCGTCCAAAATTACTATTACTTGATGAACCCTTTGGGGCGCTGGATGCGTTGACGCGGGGTAACTTGCAAGAACAACTGATGCAGATTTGCGAGGAAAACCACGTTACCGCAATTATGGTGACACACGATGTCGATGAAGCCGTATTGTTATCCGATCGCATTGTGATGTTGACGAATGGACCCGAATCGAAGATTGGTCAAATTCTCGAAGTTGATATCCCGCGTCCCCGCAAGCGCATGGAAGTTGTCGAACACCCCAGCTACTATAGCTTGCGCAGTGAGATGATTTACTTCCTCAACCAGCAGAAACGCATTAAAAAGATTCGGGCGCGGAAAACTGCGGCGATTTCTCGTCACGGCTTAGAAAAAGTCAATCTCGAAATCGGTTTCGTTCCCCTCACGGCTTGCGCCCCTGTGGCGGTAGCTAAAGAAAAAGGCTTTTTTACGAAGCATGGTTTAGACGAAGTGACTCTGGTACGCGAAACCAGTTGGCGCGGAATTGTCGATGGTATAACTGGCGGATATTTAGATGCCGCACAAATGCCTTCAGGAATGCCGATGTGGTTAACCTTGGGAGGACACGAAAACCGTCCGTTACCTGTTGCTACCTCACTGACAATGACTCGTAACGGTAATGCGATCACGCTTGATAAACGCTTTTATGAGCAAGGTATTTACACGTTATCTGACTTTAAAGCATATCTGCATTCGACTGCAAACAAACAGCATCGCATGGGCATGGTGCATCCGAGTTCGATGCATAATCTCTTACTACGTTACTGGCTAGCCGCAGGTGGTATCGATCCAGATCGTGATGTTTCTCTCAAAACGATTCCTCCCGCACAGATGATCGTAGATTTACAAGCCGGAACAATTGACGGTTACTGCGTCGGAGAACCTTGGAATATCCGTGCCGCGGAAGAAGGCGTTGGTTTTACCATAGCTACCGACTTAGAAATTTGGCTAGGACATCCAGGAAAAGTTCTCGGCGTCCGCGAAGATTGGGCAGCAAAATATCCTAATACGCATATTGCGTTAGTTAAAGCACTCTTAGAAGCTTGTCGTTACTGTGCAGATCCTGCGAATTCTGAAGAAGTACGCGAAATTGTGGCACGGCGGGAGTATGTTAGTACTGATTTAGATTACATCCAAATTGAAGCTCCAAATCATTCTACATGTAGCCTAGATCGTCCGATGCGAGAGTATGCGCATCACCAATTTTATGCAGACTCTGCAATCAATCGTCCCAGCCGTACCGAACAATTGTGGATTATGACGCAACTGGCGCGTTGGGGTGATACTCCGTTTCCAAGAAACTGGGTGGAAATCGTCGAACGCATCTGTAAAGTTGGTGTCTTCAGTACCGCCGCCAGAGAATTGGGATTAGATATCAGTTATACTCGTCAGCCGATTAAGCTGTTTGACGGTACTGTGTTTAATGCTGACGATCCGATTAGCTATCTCAATGATTTAGCAATCAAACGCGATTTCTCGATCGCTGAAGTTTTACTTGATGCGCGACTTCCTCTTGTAGCGGCGTAA
- a CDS encoding DUF2459 domain-containing protein has translation MFLKKACFYFLAVFTGTFSLLLLVSLLPRRWAISYQEDDVTICVNQVGIHTNIIVPIQHNIYNWQQFLNLKEIGKEPSGNYQYLGFGWGDRDFYPTNPSQFQEIITLGVQALFFSRGSVMRVEGYPELPQNHEIHCVGVSTANYLNTVQFIQNSFELTPQRQIILFVRSEESEASYYKAEGQYSVFRNSNNWTAEGLRKANINTPLWAGIPQAVMFHVSRNPQ, from the coding sequence ATGTTTTTAAAAAAAGCTTGTTTTTACTTCTTAGCTGTTTTTACAGGTACTTTTTCCTTACTTTTACTGGTTTCATTACTTCCAAGAAGATGGGCAATTTCTTACCAAGAAGATGATGTAACAATTTGCGTTAATCAAGTTGGTATTCATACTAACATTATTGTACCTATTCAGCATAATATATATAATTGGCAACAATTTTTAAATCTCAAAGAAATCGGTAAAGAACCTTCAGGAAATTATCAATACTTAGGTTTTGGTTGGGGCGATCGCGACTTTTATCCGACAAATCCTAGCCAATTCCAAGAGATCATTACACTCGGTGTACAAGCTTTATTCTTTTCTCGTGGTTCAGTCATGCGAGTAGAAGGTTATCCAGAACTTCCACAAAATCATGAGATCCATTGCGTAGGAGTTAGTACTGCAAATTATCTAAACACTGTACAGTTTATTCAAAATTCCTTTGAATTAACACCTCAAAGACAAATAATATTATTTGTGCGTAGTGAGGAATCAGAGGCTAGCTATTATAAAGCAGAAGGTCAATATTCAGTTTTCAGAAATAGCAATAATTGGACAGCCGAAGGATTAAGAAAAGCAAACATTAATACACCCCTTTGGGCTGGAATTCCTCAAGCTGTTATGTTTCATGTAAGCAGAAATCCTCAGTAA
- the ntrB gene encoding nitrate ABC transporter permease produces the protein MTTLRTRPARSLQNPWISRINKQFPDLVPPVIAIAIFLIIWQLFSLTPGATLPGPIQVVQDTWILIFWPFFDLGGTNKGLFWQILASLQRVAISYVFAAIFGIGLGILIGTSKVMSKALDPLFQLLRTVPPLAWVPISLAALRQNEPAALFVIFITAIWPILINTAVGVKQIPQDYNNVAKVLQLTRKEYFFNILIPAALPYIFTGLRIAIGLAWLAIIAAEIVMSGIVGIGFFIWEAYQNNNVSEVILALVYIGIVGLLLDKLMAWIETRIVPQGQKS, from the coding sequence ATGACAACGTTACGCACACGTCCCGCTAGAAGCTTACAAAATCCGTGGATATCGCGGATCAACAAGCAATTTCCCGATCTTGTACCGCCAGTTATTGCGATCGCGATCTTCCTAATAATCTGGCAATTATTTTCTTTAACTCCTGGTGCAACCTTACCAGGACCAATTCAAGTTGTTCAAGATACTTGGATACTCATTTTCTGGCCTTTCTTCGATTTGGGCGGAACCAACAAAGGTTTATTTTGGCAAATTCTTGCTAGCTTACAGCGAGTAGCAATTAGTTATGTTTTTGCTGCAATTTTTGGCATCGGCTTAGGCATTTTGATCGGTACAAGTAAAGTCATGTCCAAAGCTTTAGATCCCCTTTTTCAACTACTACGAACTGTACCACCTCTAGCTTGGGTTCCCATTTCCCTAGCCGCATTACGCCAAAACGAACCCGCAGCATTATTCGTGATCTTCATCACAGCAATATGGCCTATTTTAATTAACACTGCGGTAGGTGTTAAACAGATTCCCCAAGACTACAACAACGTTGCAAAAGTACTGCAACTGACACGCAAAGAGTATTTCTTTAATATTCTCATTCCAGCTGCACTACCCTACATTTTCACCGGATTGAGAATCGCGATCGGCTTAGCATGGCTAGCAATTATCGCTGCAGAAATTGTTATGTCCGGAATCGTCGGCATCGGCTTCTTCATCTGGGAAGCATATCAAAACAACAACGTTAGCGAAGTCATTTTAGCCCTCGTTTACATCGGCATCGTCGGCTTACTCCTCGACAAATTAATGGCATGGATCGAAACGAGAATTGTGCCACAAGGACAAAAAAGCTAA